The DNA region tttaattaattatttcgtatttatttagggtttaattgttattattattattattacagagTGTAGGAAGAGGGAAGAGAAAGAAAAGCagtgaagatgaagaaacaAAACCAATGGAAGTTGTGCATGTAAGAGCCAGAAGAGGGCAGGCCACTGATAGTCACAGTTTAGCAGAAAGGGTCagttcaaatattttaattttgttttctttttccctttctgTATGCTAAATTACAGATTTTTCCCATAATTTTTGCAGATAAATttgactattttattttttatttaaaaaaaaattcaggtCAGGAGAGGGAAAATCAATGAAAGACTGAAGTGCTTGCAAGATATTGTACCAGGATGCTATAAGgtaattaaatattagtttTATAGTTCCATGTTTTTGGTAATTACATAGTGCTATTAATtctattatgaatttaatttgtttgtcttGGGTAACATAAAACTAATCCTAATAATGTCTCCTTAATCAAATTGCAGACAATGGGCATGGCTGTAATGTTGGATGAAATAATCAACTATGTCCAATCCTTGCAAAATCAAGTTGAGGTAAGTCGAGTTAAAACACTCTAGTACCATACTAATTTTGTTGTTCAGTGATACGGGTTCGAAACTCTACACAATAGATTTTAAGTTCTATCTTTAATCATTTTagatctaacaaaaaaaaaaaaaaattatgttaacAAAAGCCAGTATGCgttttaaccaaaaaaattagtattattGTCATTTAGCTTTTTTCTTAACAATATTTCCTTTGGCTTTCAGTTTCTATCAATGAAGCTCACAGAGGCAAGCTCCTATTATGACTTCAACTCAGAAACAGAGATTATAGAAACAATGCAGGTACAATTTTGCTCACTTTACAttaaattttcctataacattTTCAAGAGACCTGTTCTTGAATGGGGCCCAACCAAGACTTAGCGGGATTAGTctaaactaattttttattatttttttgtttgtcagAGAGCAAAGGCATATGAGGATATGAAAATGCAGAAGCAAGTGAAGGATGGGTATGAAGGGCTCTCAACTTCTAACCAACATAATAACCCTTTTGACCAGCAGAGTTTTGGGTGCTACCCTTAGCTTCATTGCCACACAATACCTCATGAGGATTatcccttttttgtttttttattttatttttatttttattttcccttttcttggAAGCTCTGATTTTATCAGTCTAAAAATTGTACACTTGCAAATAAATTCAAACATACAAAGTGATAAAAATGACCAATTATTAGCATAGTGCATAATCTCactctttacttttttttttttttttttttctttttctcccacTTCCTGTTGAGGGTACTTAGATATTGGAAATGTTGAGAAAACTCAGTGTAACTTGCCATGTAGTTTGGATTATTGAATACATAAATTTTATCCTTTCATTCAATCTTACTATATACTAATTAGactatttttttagaataattatctGTTTCTTATGTGAGTAACTCATAATGACAGATCACTTAATTATGTATGTCATATCGTTGAATCAAAGATTTGATAAAAAAGTTACTCGAGAAAGCATGCGCACGTCCACTCATATAACACGTTAACGAAGTAAACTATTGGCAGAGCACGTTTAAGAATaaacttgtggtctagtggcatccggtgtcccgattaacactctaacatggatgatgggagtgggttactcaaaaaaaaaaaaaattatgtagcaAAGTATGTAAGTGCAGTTGGTTGATTAAACGAGACATGATTAGATGTATTGTTCCATCCTTGATGATTCATTGAGACAAGAAAAGATGTTTGCTTCCGTGTGACTAAATGACAATTTAGTAACTACCAAATATTTTTTGACTTTGACAACAAGTTTCAAAATGGCCAAGCAAAAAACCCCCCATTCAAttctaccatttttttttgctGTCTTGTTAGTATATCAATCAAtcaaaaatgatatattattgcTATTTTTAATTGTGAGATATCCAAACTTTAACCTTAATTAGTTCTTGTATGGGGAGTATGCAGGAGATGGATgtagattttgatgatgcttATGATGATGTTAGATCATCCCATATATTTTGAGTAGTTTTTGCAAGTGAACTAGAAAAGAGAAGATGGGAGggaaggaaaaaagaagaagaacaaaaaaaaaaaaagcaaaacaaaatctgaaaaaaaaaagtttcagaTTAACGGGCCTAGCGGGCGCATGGAGTGCACACACCCAATtgtggtttagggtttaaggttttgggtttagagcatctacatcaaAGGATTATTGTTGGTTTTTGGAATAATATTTGTCAGGGAGAGataaggaagagagagaatAGGAGAGTTCCTTAATGCAAGGTCGAGTTTATTTCAGAAAGTGCGACCCATAGCTTTAATATTTTAGATGTGAAAACCGTACGTGACAGCCACAAGAAGCGcccatttttaatttcaaatttcaaaccgTGCGAAAACCGTGCGTGCCAGatagatttttaatttcaaatttgtttatcacattttctctttcataattacacttacaaaaactcctcaaaaatcacaaaaaaaaaccctactactaaggatgctcttagggTGGGCGTATGcggtgtttttgtttttttgttttttttattggtcCCATTTTGGAGACAAAAAATCAGGTTCTTATCTTGTTATCTCAAATCTTCTTTCTCTTATTTCTCTTGCCTCCACTACTCCTAAAATCTATTATTGTGAATGCTCTTAGAAGACATATCAGATTATTTTTCTGGTggttataagttttttttttttttggaggttTAGTCGAGAAAGGTGaagagaaattttattattagttgGTTTTTGTTGCTAGTTTTCCTATTTCTTTGAAGGTCAATTAAGTTTATATCATCCATGGGTCTTTGTTTTTGTCATTCTATTTGCAATAACGGAAGTACACTAATGAAATAATGTAAATCAATTCCCATGAAGCCATGAGTGCCTACATTATTATTCCttctattttctaaaaatagaaattgaaataattaattagttgaaTCAAAACGAATAATCAATTTAATGTAAAACAAAGTGTTTCTCGTCACATCTCATTTTTACTATTAAAGtcaataaaattatactttttctaAGCACGCGCAAGTTCATATCATCATGATGTGTCGTGGTATATATGCgggatataattttatttataaaaattataccaaGCGCCCTCTCAATATAGGTCAtgacataaaatattttgaccATATGCGTAAATGAACGTGgctaaaatctaaaaata from Ipomoea triloba cultivar NCNSP0323 chromosome 6, ASM357664v1 includes:
- the LOC116022823 gene encoding transcription factor BEE 1-like, whose product is MADHFRQLFPLLNVDPSMEVGQFPELINPNFGEISGPNFQTLMGFSQQDQFLSPAAEFSAPNSLHYEAKAGHRAPGASASILPVNDALETKMKPADYTTMESCSPNSSSPAVSEIGTRRKHSVGRGKRKKSSEDEETKPMEVVHVRARRGQATDSHSLAERVRRGKINERLKCLQDIVPGCYKTMGMAVMLDEIINYVQSLQNQVEFLSMKLTEASSYYDFNSETEIIETMQRAKAYEDMKMQKQVKDGYEGLSTSNQHNNPFDQQSFGCYP